TTGTTCTTTTTATATGAGCAGCATCCAACCATGACCGGATGCCGGCAACCCAGTCGACCAACGGCTAAGTGCCGGGCTCGACAATCCATGTTGCATCCCGCGCAAGCCTTCGTGCGGGGCCTCTGATAGGATTTCGGCCGCGCAAGATGAAACCTTTAGCCGCGGCGCACTTTTTCGCTGGTGTTGTGACTAACGAAGGCTGTAAAACACGCGTCGCCGCGCGTGCGGTGAATATTTGTAATCGAAAAGAACTAGGGTGCTGCCAGGAGCAGTGTCCATTGGGGGAGTTGATGGATTTTTGGAGTGCCTTCCAGGCAATCATCCTGGGTATCGTCGAGGGCTTGACCGAGTTCCTGCCGATTTCCAGTACCGGCCACCAGATCATCGTGGCCGACCTGATCGATTTTGGCGGTGAGCGCGCGATGGCGTTCAACATCATCATTCAGCTGGGCGCGATCCTGGCGGTGGTGTGGGAGTTTCGCAGCAAGATTTTCGAAGTGGTATTCGGCCTGTCGAGCCAGCCCAGGGCGCGGCGCTTCACGGCCAACCTGCTGATCGCCTTCCTGCCGGCGGTAGTGCTTGGCGTACTGTTCGCCGACCTGATCCACGAGTACCTGTTCAACCCGATCACCGTGGCGGTGGCGTTGGTGGTGGGTGGCTTCATCATGCTCTGGGCCGAGCGCCGCGATCACCGTATCGAGGTCGACCATGTCGACGACATGCGCTGGTCCCATGCCCTGAAGGTTGGCCTGGTGCAGTGCCTGGCGATGATCCCGGGGACCTCGCGTTCGGGCTCGACCATCATCGGCGGCCTGCTGTTCGGCCTGTCGCGCAAGGCCGCGACCGAGTTCTCGTTCTTCTTGGCGATGCCGACCATGGTCGGTGCCGCGGTGTATTCGGGCTACAAGTACCGCGACCTGTTCCAGCCGGCCGACCTGCCGGTGTTCGCCATCGGCTTCGTGGTGTCGTTCATCTTCGCCATGATCGCGGTGCGTGCGTTGCTCAAGTTCATCGCCAACCACAGCTACGCGGTCTTTGCCTGGTACCGCATTGCCTTCGGCCTGCTGATCCTGGCGACCTGGCAGTTCGGCTGGGTTGACTGGGCCACGGCGCACGGCTGATGGCGCGCGGGCAAAGTGCCGGGCGGCGCGACGCTGGCCAGGCAGGCGAGGGCGTGCGCAACCTGCGCCTGAAGTTGCTGGTGCTGCTGGTCTTGTGCCTGCTACCGGGCGTGGGGGTGGCGCAGATGGCCTGGAGCGGCCAGTCCTGGCTGCCCCTGGCGCTGTATCCGGCGGCCAGCCTGATCTGCCTGTTGTTGTACTGGCAGGACAAGCGGCAGGCCCGCACCCAGGCCTGGCGTACGCCCGAGAAAATCCTCCACGCCAGCGAGTTGCTCGGTGGTTGGCCGGGTGCCTTGCTGGCGCAGCAACTGTTCCGGCACAAGACCCGCAAGCTGTCGTACCAGATGGTGTTCTGGGCAATCGTCGCGTTGCACCAGGTGTTCTGGCTGGATCGGCTGGTGCTGGGTGGGCGCTGGCTGGGGTTGATGGGCTGAGCGAGCGCCGCGCAATCCTCAATCCGCCAACAAGCCCACCTGCAAGCGCTTGGGTAAGCGTCGCACCACCAGTTGGTGCGAGCGCTGCAGCAGATCGGTCAGTTCCTCCCGACCCATGGGGTAGGGAGGCAGCATGCTGATCCAGCGCGCCCTCGCCAGATAAGGCGCCGGCCGTACGCGGGGACGGTCGCAATAACCGAGAAACAGCTCGTCGGCGACCTTGAACATCAAGCCTGCTCCCGGCAGGTCAAGCACGGCGAACATCTTGTTACCGGCCACCGAGAACACCCGGATTCCGCCCCATTTGTAATCCTCCCGCGCACCGGGCAGGCTCAGGCAGAACGCTGCCACCTGCTCGGGGCTCATGCGTCGTTCAGACATAACGCTCTCCACAGGCCTCGAACGAGGCCGCCAGGTGGTCGATCCATACCCGCACTGCAGGCAACACACCACGTCGGTGCGGATACACTGCCTGCAGGTAACCCCCTGGCAGTGACCATTCCGGCAGCAGGTGCACCAGTTCGCCGCGTTCCAGTTCTTCTTCGCAATAGTTGCTTGGCAGGGCGGTAAAGCCCAGGCCTGCGCGGGCCGAGGCCTTGCGCACAACGAAGTCATCGATGGTCAGGCGCGGTTCCAGGGCGACCTCCTGCTCCTCACCGCCAGGCCCGATGAGGCGAAAGTGCACCAGGCGATCGGCATCCGCCGCTCCCAGCACCGGCAGCCCCACCAATTGCGACGGGTGCTCGAGCCCGTCGGCGAATCCAGGTGCTGCCACCAGGTACATCTGCGCCTGGCGCAGGCGGCGGGTGGCCAGGGCCGGGTCCTCGTCCCCCAGGTCGCGCACCCGCAGCGCCACATCGATACCTTCGGCGATCAGGTCGACACGGCGATTGAGCAGCACCATCTCCAGTTGGACCAGCGGGTACTGGGCGAGAAAGCGGCTGATGATGTCGGGTAAAAAGGCATGTGCCAGGGCTACCGGGCTAGATACCCGCAGGCGTCCACGCGGCTCGCTGGTCATGCTGGCGACGGCTTCGTCGGCCATCTCGGCCTCCAGCAGCATGGCCTGGCAGTGGTGCAGGTAACGTTCACCGACGGCGGTCAGCTTCAGTTGCCGGGTCGTGCGCTGCAGCAGGCGCGTGCCCAGGCGCTCCTCGAGTTCCGCGATACGCCGCGACAGGCGCGACTTGGGGATGCCCAACTGGCGCCCGGCGGCGGCGAAGCCACCGGCCTCGACCACTCGGGCGAAGTAGAAGAGGTCGTTGAGGTCTTGCATATGGATATCTCACCGTTCCATCAGTGGAACAAACTAACGCATTTTTGCCGACTAATCAGCTATTCGTCGCCTGTGTAGGATTCTCTCCATCGTGATCGCCCACCGCCGCGGTCTTCATTCACAGGAGAGTCCCATGAAACTGTTGCACATCGATTCGAGCATCCTGGGCGACAATTCCGCCTCCCGCCAGTTGAGCCGCGAAGTGGTCGATGCCTGGAAGGCCGCCGATCCTAGCGTCGAAGTCATCTACCGCGACCTCGCTGCCGATGCCATCAGCCACTTCTCGGCCGCGACCCTGGTTGCCGCCGGCACCCCCGAAGAAGCCCGTG
The Pseudomonas putida genome window above contains:
- a CDS encoding undecaprenyl-diphosphate phosphatase, translating into MDFWSAFQAIILGIVEGLTEFLPISSTGHQIIVADLIDFGGERAMAFNIIIQLGAILAVVWEFRSKIFEVVFGLSSQPRARRFTANLLIAFLPAVVLGVLFADLIHEYLFNPITVAVALVVGGFIMLWAERRDHRIEVDHVDDMRWSHALKVGLVQCLAMIPGTSRSGSTIIGGLLFGLSRKAATEFSFFLAMPTMVGAAVYSGYKYRDLFQPADLPVFAIGFVVSFIFAMIAVRALLKFIANHSYAVFAWYRIAFGLLILATWQFGWVDWATAHG
- a CDS encoding DUF1294 domain-containing protein gives rise to the protein MARGQSAGRRDAGQAGEGVRNLRLKLLVLLVLCLLPGVGVAQMAWSGQSWLPLALYPAASLICLLLYWQDKRQARTQAWRTPEKILHASELLGGWPGALLAQQLFRHKTRKLSYQMVFWAIVALHQVFWLDRLVLGGRWLGLMG
- a CDS encoding MmcQ/YjbR family DNA-binding protein — protein: MSERRMSPEQVAAFCLSLPGAREDYKWGGIRVFSVAGNKMFAVLDLPGAGLMFKVADELFLGYCDRPRVRPAPYLARARWISMLPPYPMGREELTDLLQRSHQLVVRRLPKRLQVGLLAD
- a CDS encoding LysR substrate-binding domain-containing protein, which codes for MQDLNDLFYFARVVEAGGFAAAGRQLGIPKSRLSRRIAELEERLGTRLLQRTTRQLKLTAVGERYLHHCQAMLLEAEMADEAVASMTSEPRGRLRVSSPVALAHAFLPDIISRFLAQYPLVQLEMVLLNRRVDLIAEGIDVALRVRDLGDEDPALATRRLRQAQMYLVAAPGFADGLEHPSQLVGLPVLGAADADRLVHFRLIGPGGEEQEVALEPRLTIDDFVVRKASARAGLGFTALPSNYCEEELERGELVHLLPEWSLPGGYLQAVYPHRRGVLPAVRVWIDHLAASFEACGERYV